Proteins from a genomic interval of Streptococcus oralis:
- a CDS encoding zinc ribbon domain-containing protein YjdM, giving the protein MNNLPNCPKCNSEYVYEDGNLLVCPECAYEWNPAEVAEVEEGVVAIDANGNKLADGDTVTLIKDLKVKGVPKDLKQGTRVKNIRIVEGDHNIDCKIDGFGAMKLKSEFVKKI; this is encoded by the coding sequence ATGAACAATTTACCAAATTGCCCAAAATGTAATTCAGAATATGTCTACGAAGATGGAAATCTCTTGGTATGCCCAGAGTGTGCCTATGAATGGAACCCTGCTGAAGTTGCAGAAGTAGAAGAAGGCGTTGTTGCTATTGATGCCAATGGAAATAAATTGGCCGACGGTGATACTGTAACCTTAATCAAGGACTTGAAAGTAAAAGGTGTGCCAAAGGATTTGAAACAAGGAACTCGTGTTAAAAATATCCGTATCGTAGAAGGTGACCACAACATCGACTGTAAGATTGATGGTTTTGGAGCTATGAAACTCAAGTCAGAGTTTGTTAAGAAAATCTAG
- a CDS encoding ABC transporter ATP-binding protein, producing the protein MKTQSSLARLWSYLKAYRFSVFFAVFLKILSVVMSVLEPFVLGLAITELTKNLLDMANGLAGARINTGYIGTVLIIYLFRGLLYELGSYYSNYFMTNAVQSMTQDLRNEMTEKINRIPVSFFDKHQFGDLLGRFTSDVETVSNALQQSFLQIVNGVLTIVLVMGMVLYLNFQLAIVVILSIPVTYFGARSILKRSQPYFKEQAAILGRMNGYVQENLTGFNVLKLYGREETSHKEFSKITDDLQRVGFKASFISGLMMPALHAVSDLTYLIVAVLGGLQVIAGRLTVGNMQAFVQYVWQVSQPIQNITQLAGQMQSAKSSLDRIFDILDETEEVKGEELEILEPLTGQVTFQHVDFQYVENKPLIRDFNLEVQPGEMVAIVGPTGAGKTTLINLLMRFYDVTAGAILVDGQDIRQLSRQDYRRQFGMVLQDAWLYEGTIKENLRFGNLDASDEEIIEAAKAANVDHFIRTLPSGYNMEMNQESSNISLGQKQLLTIARALLANPKILILDEATSSVDTRLELLIQKAMKRLMKGRTSFVIAHRLSTIQEADKILVLKDGQIIEQGNHESLLQAKGFYYDLYQSQFSSKSEQVG; encoded by the coding sequence ATGAAAACACAATCTAGTTTGGCTCGTTTGTGGAGCTATTTGAAAGCCTACCGTTTTTCTGTCTTCTTTGCAGTCTTTCTAAAAATTTTGAGTGTGGTCATGAGTGTCTTGGAGCCTTTTGTCTTGGGGTTAGCCATTACGGAGTTGACAAAAAATCTCTTAGATATGGCTAATGGTCTTGCAGGTGCTCGTATCAATACTGGCTACATCGGAACTGTTTTAATTATTTACCTCTTTAGAGGTCTCTTGTATGAACTTGGTTCTTATTATTCCAACTATTTCATGACCAATGCGGTCCAGTCCATGACTCAGGATCTGCGAAATGAAATGACTGAAAAGATCAATCGTATCCCTGTGTCTTTCTTTGACAAACACCAATTTGGTGATTTGTTGGGGCGCTTTACCAGTGACGTTGAGACAGTGTCTAATGCTCTTCAACAGTCTTTCCTCCAAATTGTCAATGGCGTTCTGACGATTGTCCTCGTGATGGGAATGGTATTATACTTGAATTTTCAGTTGGCTATAGTGGTGATTCTATCCATTCCAGTGACCTATTTTGGTGCCAGAAGTATCCTGAAACGTTCTCAGCCTTATTTTAAAGAGCAGGCAGCTATTTTAGGACGGATGAATGGCTATGTGCAGGAAAATCTCACAGGTTTTAATGTCTTGAAACTCTACGGTCGTGAGGAAACTTCTCATAAAGAATTTTCTAAGATTACAGACGACCTCCAACGTGTTGGCTTTAAAGCCAGCTTTATCTCTGGGCTCATGATGCCAGCCCTTCATGCTGTATCGGACTTGACCTATCTGATCGTTGCAGTTCTTGGTGGTTTGCAAGTGATTGCGGGTCGCTTGACAGTGGGGAATATGCAGGCCTTTGTTCAGTACGTTTGGCAGGTCAGCCAGCCTATCCAAAACATCACACAACTTGCGGGTCAAATGCAAAGTGCTAAGTCTTCGCTAGACCGCATCTTCGATATCTTGGATGAGACAGAGGAAGTCAAGGGAGAAGAACTCGAAATCCTTGAACCCTTAACAGGTCAGGTGACCTTCCAACATGTTGACTTCCAGTATGTTGAAAACAAACCATTGATTCGAGACTTTAATCTAGAAGTTCAACCGGGAGAGATGGTGGCGATTGTTGGTCCTACTGGAGCTGGTAAGACGACCTTGATCAATCTGCTTATGCGCTTTTACGATGTCACAGCAGGCGCAATCTTGGTTGACGGGCAGGATATTCGCCAGTTGTCACGTCAAGACTATCGCCGTCAGTTTGGGATGGTCTTGCAGGATGCTTGGCTATATGAAGGTACGATCAAAGAAAACCTACGTTTTGGAAATCTTGACGCCAGTGACGAGGAAATAATAGAAGCTGCCAAAGCAGCAAATGTAGACCACTTTATCCGAACTCTTCCTAGTGGTTACAACATGGAGATGAACCAAGAGTCAAGCAATATTTCCCTAGGGCAAAAACAACTTTTGACCATCGCGCGTGCCCTCCTAGCCAATCCTAAAATTCTCATTCTGGATGAAGCAACTTCCTCTGTTGACACCCGTTTGGAACTCTTGATTCAAAAAGCCATGAAACGCTTGATGAAGGGAAGAACCAGCTTTGTTATCGCTCACCGTCTCTCTACTATTCAAGAAGCAGATAAGATTCTCGTTCTTAAGGATGGACAGATTATTGAGCAGGGAAATCATGAAAGCTTGCTCCAAGCAAAAGGTTTTTATTATGACCTGTATCAAAGCCAATTTTCAAGTAAATCCGAGCAAGTCGGCTAA
- a CDS encoding Dps family protein: MVELKKEAVKDVTTLSKTAPVALAKTKEVLNQAVADLYVAHIALHQVHWYMRGRGFLVWHPKMDEYMDSLDGYLDEISERLITLGGKPYSTLTEFLQHSEIEEEEGEFRNVEESLERVLAIYRYLIALFQKALDVTDEEGDDVTNDIFVGAKAELEKTVWMIAAELGQAPGL; the protein is encoded by the coding sequence ATGGTTGAATTGAAAAAAGAAGCAGTAAAAGATGTAACAACATTATCTAAAACAGCGCCAGTAGCATTGGCAAAAACAAAGGAAGTATTGAACCAAGCAGTAGCGGACTTGTATGTGGCTCACATTGCCCTTCACCAAGTTCACTGGTATATGCGTGGTCGTGGTTTCCTCGTATGGCATCCAAAAATGGATGAATACATGGACAGCCTTGATGGCTATCTTGACGAAATCAGCGAACGTTTGATCACCCTTGGCGGCAAACCTTATTCAACTTTGACAGAATTCCTTCAACACAGTGAAATCGAAGAAGAAGAAGGAGAATTCCGTAACGTTGAAGAAAGCTTGGAACGTGTTCTAGCGATTTATCGTTACCTCATCGCTCTTTTCCAAAAAGCTTTGGATGTAACTGATGAAGAAGGCGATGATGTTACAAACGATATCTTTGTTGGTGCTAAGGCTGAACTTGAGAAAACAGTTTGGATGATTGCTGCAGAACTCGGACAAGCTCCTGGTTTGTAA
- a CDS encoding Pr6Pr family membrane protein: MKLNYKFIFYSRVLLFLAAFTGVYLEITKHGGFGMLLYYTVLSNLLVTIFTGYLLRVMSRSGENWQSPTLFRLKGGVTMSIMITCVIYHFMLAPIATDFYRVENFLCHYIVPLWFLADTLFFDKRGQYKIWDPVLWTILPLVYMIFALFNGLVLKLNIPNSKDNPFPYFFLNVNKGWDVVIKWCLIIFVAYMVAGFIFYLIKQIKRK; the protein is encoded by the coding sequence ATGAAACTGAATTACAAATTTATCTTTTATAGTCGTGTGCTCTTGTTTTTAGCGGCATTTACAGGAGTTTATTTAGAGATTACCAAGCACGGTGGCTTTGGTATGCTCCTTTACTACACAGTGTTGTCCAATCTTTTGGTAACGATTTTCACGGGCTATCTGCTTCGTGTTATGAGTCGCTCAGGTGAAAATTGGCAAAGTCCGACCTTGTTTCGTCTCAAGGGTGGCGTTACCATGAGTATCATGATTACCTGTGTGATTTATCATTTTATGCTTGCTCCGATTGCGACAGACTTTTACCGTGTGGAAAATTTCCTTTGCCACTATATCGTTCCACTCTGGTTTTTAGCCGACACCCTCTTCTTTGATAAACGGGGTCAATATAAGATCTGGGATCCAGTCTTGTGGACCATCTTGCCCTTGGTTTATATGATTTTTGCCTTGTTTAACGGCTTGGTCTTAAAACTCAATATTCCGAATTCCAAGGACAATCCCTTCCCATATTTCTTTTTAAATGTGAACAAGGGTTGGGACGTGGTTATCAAATGGTGTTTGATCATTTTTGTAGCCTATATGGTTGCAGGCTTCATCTTCTATCTGATCAAGCAAATCAAGCGAAAATAG